One genomic segment of Helianthus annuus cultivar XRQ/B chromosome 14, HanXRQr2.0-SUNRISE, whole genome shotgun sequence includes these proteins:
- the LOC110904601 gene encoding non-symbiotic hemoglobin 2, protein MGFSEKQETLVKESWEVMKEDIPAYSLYLYTMILEIAPEVKGLFSFLKDTNELPKNNPKLKSHAVKVFKMVCEAAIQLREKGEVVISGSTLKYLGSVHLQKQIVDPQFEVVKEALIRTVEKAMGEKCSEEMKDAWRVAYDHLAAAIKAEMKQQAAALSV, encoded by the exons atgggtttTAGTGAGAAGCAAGAAACATTGGTAAAGGAATCATGGGAGGTGATGAAGGAAGACATTCCAGCTTATAGTCTCTATCTTTACACAAT GATATTGGAGATAGCCCCTGAGGTGAAAGGACTGTTTTCATTTCTGAAAGATACTAATGAACTTCCCAAAAATAACCCCAAGCTCAAGTCTCATGCTGTTAAAGTCTTCAAGATG GTATGTGAGGCAGCAATTCAACTGAGGGAGAAAGGAGAAGTTGTGATTTCTGGGTCCACACTCAAATATTTGGGATCTGTTCATCTTCAGAAACAAATTGTTGATCCTCAGTTTGAG GTGGTGAAAGAAGCATTGATAAGAACAGTGGAGAAAGCCATGGGGGAGAAATGCAGTGAAGAGATGAAGGATGCTTGGCGTGTAGCTTATGATCACTTGGCTGCTGCAATCAAAGCTGAAATGAAACAACAAGCTGCAGCTTTAAGTGTTTAA
- the LOC110904600 gene encoding putative glycine-rich cell wall structural protein 1, with protein MMANPKMIAIAFLVLFVVDLSFAARYSKKTGGQGGGGGGGGGEGGGGGGGDDGQGYGSGYGSGSGSGYGSGSGGGKGGGGGGGGGSGGGGGGGSGNGSGSGSGYGSGSGSGYGSGGGKGGGGGGGGGGGGGGGGGGGGGNGSGSGSGYGSGSGSGYGSGGGKSGGGGGGSGGGGGGGGGSGGGRNGQGSGYGSGSGYGEGYGSGYGDDDGGYQP; from the coding sequence ATGATGGCAAACCCAAAGATGATAGCTATTGCATTTTTGGTGTTGTTTGTTGTGGACCTTTCCTTTGCTGCTAGATACTCTAAGAAGACTGGTGGTCaaggaggaggtggcggtggtggtggtggagaagggggtggtggtggaggtggagatGATGGCCAGGGTTATGGGTCAGGCTATGGATCAGGGAGTGGCTCCGGATATGgaagtggtagtggtggtggtaagGGCGGAGGTGGTGGAGGAGGTGGAGGTAGCGGCGGAGGAGGTGGCGGAGGGTCAGGGAATGGCAGCGGATCAGGTTCAGGCTACGGGTCTGGAAGCGGTTCGGGATATGGTTCAGGTGGTGGAAAGGGTggaggtggcggtggcggtggtggtggaggcGGCGGAGgcggtggaggaggaggaggtggaaaTGGATCAGGAAGTGGGTCAGGATATGGGAGTGGTAGCGGGTCAGGATATGGAAGTGGTGGTGGGAAAAGtggcggtggaggtggtggcagcggaggaggaggtggtggtggaggcGGCAGCGGAGGAGGGCGTAATGGGCAGGGTTCAGGATACGGGAGTGGGTCTGGATATGGAGAGGGGTATGGATCTGGTTATGGTGATGACGATGGTGGCTATCAACCATAA
- the LOC110904599 gene encoding protein BTR1 isoform X2, whose amino-acid sequence MASPDVAYASPNDGAPPSQPPPPPSDTIYLKFLASNAEAGSIIGKGGSTISDFQSRSNARIQLSRNYEYFPGTSDRIIMVSGTFDEVLDATELILTKLVNEFYAEDGEEAEPRSKFRLIVPNSSCGGIIGKGGSMIKSLIEDSQANIKISPQDNSLNDRLVTVIGTLQQLVQATNLILSRLSEDLHYIQSMGPAFSYALPYGVPNYGPNGGAKKLQNKKEEISDSVTLGVADEHIGIVVGRSGRNISEISQISGARIKISERGDFIDGTTNRKVTITGSQRAINVAEDMIMQKVASASSPPPPLAPEN is encoded by the exons ATGGCATCGCCGGACGTTGCTTATGCTTCACCCAACGACGGAGCTCCACCGTcgcaacctcctcctcctccttcag ATACCATTTATCTGAAGTTTCTTGCATCAAATGCGGAAGCCGGTTCAATTATTGGAAAGGGTGGATCAACAATTTCGGATTTCCAGTCACGATCTAATGCACGAATCCAGTTGTCACGGAACTATGAGTATTTTCCAGGAACATCTGATAGGATTATTATGGTGTCTGGAACATTTGATGAAGTTCTCGATGCCACCGAACTTATCCTCACTAAGCTGGTGAATGAG TTTTACGCTGAAGATGGTGAGGAAGCTGAACCAAGATCAAAATTTAGGTTAATCGTACCGAATAGCTCTTGTGGTGGAATCATTGGAAAAGGGGGATCCATGATAAA GTCACTCATTGAAGATTCTCAAGCTAACATTAAAATATCTCCACAGGATAACAGCTTGAATGATAGATTGGTAACTGTGATTGGCACCTTACAGCAGCTCGTTCAAGCCACTAATCTCATTCTATCGAGATTATCTGAAGATCTTCACTACATACAATCCATGGGCCCCGCATTTTCATATGCCT TACCTTATGGCGTACCAAACTATGGGCCAAATGGGGGTGCTAAAAAGCTTCAAAACAAAAAG GAAGAAATCAGTGATTCGGTGACTCTGGGTGTTGCTGATGAGCATATTGGGATTGTTGTCGGCCGTAGTGGTAGAAATATTTCTGAAATTAGTCAG ATTAGTGGAGCTAGAATTAAGATATCTGAAAGAGGTGATTTCATAGATGGAACAACTAATAG GAAAGTAACAATCACCGGATCTCAAAGGGCAATCAATGTAGCAGAGGACATGATAATGCAGAAGGTTGCTTCGGCTTCATCTCCGCCTCCTCCTCTCGCTCCTGAGAACTGA
- the LOC110904599 gene encoding protein BTR1 isoform X1 yields MASPDVAYASPNDGAPPSQPPPPPSDYTDTIYLKFLASNAEAGSIIGKGGSTISDFQSRSNARIQLSRNYEYFPGTSDRIIMVSGTFDEVLDATELILTKLVNEFYAEDGEEAEPRSKFRLIVPNSSCGGIIGKGGSMIKSLIEDSQANIKISPQDNSLNDRLVTVIGTLQQLVQATNLILSRLSEDLHYIQSMGPAFSYALPYGVPNYGPNGGAKKLQNKKEEISDSVTLGVADEHIGIVVGRSGRNISEISQISGARIKISERGDFIDGTTNRKVTITGSQRAINVAEDMIMQKVASASSPPPPLAPEN; encoded by the exons ATGGCATCGCCGGACGTTGCTTATGCTTCACCCAACGACGGAGCTCCACCGTcgcaacctcctcctcctccttcag ACTACACAGATACCATTTATCTGAAGTTTCTTGCATCAAATGCGGAAGCCGGTTCAATTATTGGAAAGGGTGGATCAACAATTTCGGATTTCCAGTCACGATCTAATGCACGAATCCAGTTGTCACGGAACTATGAGTATTTTCCAGGAACATCTGATAGGATTATTATGGTGTCTGGAACATTTGATGAAGTTCTCGATGCCACCGAACTTATCCTCACTAAGCTGGTGAATGAG TTTTACGCTGAAGATGGTGAGGAAGCTGAACCAAGATCAAAATTTAGGTTAATCGTACCGAATAGCTCTTGTGGTGGAATCATTGGAAAAGGGGGATCCATGATAAA GTCACTCATTGAAGATTCTCAAGCTAACATTAAAATATCTCCACAGGATAACAGCTTGAATGATAGATTGGTAACTGTGATTGGCACCTTACAGCAGCTCGTTCAAGCCACTAATCTCATTCTATCGAGATTATCTGAAGATCTTCACTACATACAATCCATGGGCCCCGCATTTTCATATGCCT TACCTTATGGCGTACCAAACTATGGGCCAAATGGGGGTGCTAAAAAGCTTCAAAACAAAAAG GAAGAAATCAGTGATTCGGTGACTCTGGGTGTTGCTGATGAGCATATTGGGATTGTTGTCGGCCGTAGTGGTAGAAATATTTCTGAAATTAGTCAG ATTAGTGGAGCTAGAATTAAGATATCTGAAAGAGGTGATTTCATAGATGGAACAACTAATAG GAAAGTAACAATCACCGGATCTCAAAGGGCAATCAATGTAGCAGAGGACATGATAATGCAGAAGGTTGCTTCGGCTTCATCTCCGCCTCCTCCTCTCGCTCCTGAGAACTGA
- the LOC110904598 gene encoding mediator of RNA polymerase II transcription subunit 14-like: MPNGTNPNVGHVYGPGTGPGGNPGASAMLTASTVASGGGMGIVPSTLLPIDVSFVLRGPYWIRIIYRKYFAVNMRCFAGDQVWLQPATPPKGGPTVGGSLPCPQFRPFIMEHVAQELNGLDPNFDGGQPSAGPTNSNNSAASPGPQLSAPNVTRAGPTVMSLPGNQPVGFNRSTNAMSASPNSLLVRRATVTVPAHVRGELNTAIIGLGDNGGYGGGWSIC, translated from the coding sequence ATGCCAAATGGTACAAACCCAAATGTTGGTCATGTCTATGGTCCCGGTACGGGTCCTGGTGGAAACCCTGGTGCATCTGCCATGTTAACTGCTTCTACTGTGGCTAGCGGAGGTGGCATGGGAATCGTTCCTAGTACTCTGTTACCGATTGATGTGTCGTTTGTTCTTCGTGGCCCGTATTGGATTCGGATAATATACCGGAAATATTTTGCGGTTAACATGAGGTGCTTTGCGGGTGATCAAGTTTGGTTGCAACCTGCAACGCCACCGAAAGGCGGTCCTACAGTTGGAGGTTCTTTACCCTGTCCACAGTTTCGGCCCTTCATCATGGAACATGTTGCTCAGGAGTTGAACGGTTTAGACCCGAATTTCGATGGTGGTCAACCATCAGCCGGACCAACTAATTCCAACAATTCGGCTGCGTCTCCTGGTCCGCAACTCTCAGCCCCAAATGTCACCCGAGCAGGCCCTACGGTAATGTCTCTCCCAGGAAACCAACCCGTGGGATTTAACCGTTCTACAAATGCCATGTCAGCATCACCAAATTCACTCTTAGTGCGCAGAGCTACTGTGACAGTTCCTGCTCATGTTAGAGGAGAGCTGAATACCGCCATTATCGGGCTTGGGGACAATGGTGGTTACGGTGGTGGTTGGTCCATCTGCTGA